The region AATTGCTTTTACTCCCAGCAACCTCAGGTCCTTTTTCCCTTTTCGCCGTAAAACATTTTGAACTTTCAAAAAGAGTTCTTCCGATATTAACGACTCATGTTTTCCTTCCATTATTTTCTCCTCTTCTTTTCCATTAGCCCGTAATAATAACTTTCCACGGTAAGCTACATTCTTTAAGGCTTCCATAAAAACATTCTCTTTAAAGCCGGTTCAATTGC is a window of Candidatus Chryseobacterium colombiense DNA encoding:
- a CDS encoding recombinase family protein; translation: MEALKNVAYRGKLLLRANGKEEEKIMEGKHESLISEELFLKVQNVLRRKGKKDLRLLGVKAINDERYPLRGILPCP